Proteins found in one Mucilaginibacter gracilis genomic segment:
- a CDS encoding alginate lyase family protein, with product MRKLTCLWFFGLAVLLPNIAWQQPKNDSLTINDVKAVLNKNVMAQAEWAMRQQPITITAQSSARSAGGKHDFYSEGDYWWPDPKDPSAPYIQKDGLTNPDNFTAHRLAMIRFSQIIGALASAYKLTHQVKYIKQASLHLRAWFANPETLMNPNLQYAQAIKGLTTGRGIGIIDTIQLMEVAQGVMAMEGDPAMDKTLVGQVRNWFIQYLSWLTTSKNGLEEKAAKNNHGTCWTMQVACFARFTKNKVLTDTCINRFKNILLPNQMAADGSLPLELKRTKPYGYSIFDLDALATLCQILSTPENNLWNFYTPDGKGIKKGVEYLYPYLFDKSKWPFRHDVMYWDEWPVAQPSLLFGAFAYLNNQWFSTWKSLNHNPTVPEVIRNLPVRNPLIWLN from the coding sequence ATGAGAAAACTAACATGTTTATGGTTTTTTGGTTTGGCAGTTTTGTTGCCCAATATTGCCTGGCAACAGCCCAAAAACGATAGTTTAACTATAAACGATGTTAAGGCGGTTTTAAACAAAAATGTTATGGCACAGGCCGAATGGGCAATGCGGCAGCAGCCAATTACCATTACGGCACAAAGCTCGGCACGTAGCGCGGGTGGCAAACACGATTTTTATTCGGAAGGGGATTATTGGTGGCCTGACCCCAAAGACCCCTCGGCCCCCTATATTCAAAAAGACGGATTAACCAATCCGGATAATTTTACCGCGCACCGTTTGGCCATGATCCGTTTTAGCCAAATTATAGGCGCGCTGGCATCAGCCTATAAACTTACCCACCAGGTTAAATACATTAAACAAGCAAGTTTACACCTGCGTGCATGGTTTGCCAACCCCGAAACGCTGATGAACCCCAATTTACAATACGCACAGGCTATAAAAGGCTTAACTACCGGCAGGGGAATTGGCATTATTGATACCATTCAGTTAATGGAGGTAGCACAGGGCGTTATGGCTATGGAAGGCGACCCGGCAATGGATAAAACATTAGTAGGGCAGGTACGTAACTGGTTTATACAATACCTTAGCTGGTTAACAACCAGTAAAAACGGACTAGAAGAAAAGGCTGCTAAAAACAACCACGGCACTTGTTGGACAATGCAGGTAGCCTGCTTTGCCCGTTTTACCAAAAACAAGGTGCTTACTGATACTTGTATCAATCGTTTTAAAAACATATTGCTGCCCAACCAAATGGCAGCAGACGGGAGCCTGCCACTGGAGCTAAAACGCACAAAGCCCTATGGTTATTCAATTTTCGATCTTGATGCACTGGCAACACTCTGCCAGATACTTTCAACGCCCGAAAACAATTTGTGGAATTTTTATACCCCGGATGGCAAAGGGATAAAAAAAGGAGTGGAATACCTATATCCCTATCTTTTTGATAAAAGTAAATGGCCCTTTCGGCACGATGTAATGTATTGGGATGAATGGCCCGTTGCGCAACCGTCACTGCTGTTCGGTGCGTTTGCGTATCTCAATAACCAGTGGTTTAGCACCTGGAAATCTCTCAACCATAATCCAACGGTTCCCGAAGTAATCAGGAACTTACCTGTAAGAAACCCATTGATCTGGCTAAATTAA
- a CDS encoding glycoside hydrolase family 2 TIM barrel-domain containing protein, whose amino-acid sequence MKKIKLGLILILLSVYGYGQQTSRINNNWQFLKQDIGGIWEAVRPVTAGNPESVPVWSQVSLPHCFNSRDAVDPTGNYYQGPGWYRTQIDVQNPYTYGRTLLHFEGAGQKTDVYLYTTKVGSHLGGYDEWTVDITKAAEDFKKTAVCKKQFGGKVPISIRCDNSRDLESIPSRLSDFCVYGGIYRYLNLVYAPSLSIDKVFASASVDLQKKAGLVNVRLRFYNPGKDSLATVKSSLFDPAGRVVDSSQIKLKGLKGDIAVSSFSVQNPSLWSPNNPALYTLKVSVIGKTGAVMQTEKVGFRNFEFVDYGPFKLNGQRLLLKGTHRHDDQAGVAAAVTEDMMRKEMLMIKDMGANFIRLGHYQQSRIILNLCDSLGILVWEEEPWCRGGLGGDVYKNQARGMLTNMIEQHYNHPAVIIWGLGNENDWEGDFSDFDKQEIRTFMGEQNDRAHRLDPSRKTAIRRCDFCKDIVDVYSPSIWAGWYRGAYKDYKYTTETEFKLVKHFLHIEWGGDSQALRNSEDPEGFLNNIPTGKGADERLGDANLHGGNARVSRDGDWSESYICDLFDWTLKEQETMPWLTGTAFWTFKDFATPLRPENPVPYVNQKGVVEHDLTKKESYYVFQSYWANKPMVHIYGHNWPVRWGKAGELKMVKVYSNCTEAELFANGKSYGVKKRNSADFPAAGFHWDVVFKPGSNHLKVVAKSGGTVLTDEIDQMYQTEKWSKPSKIIIKKVSLAEGVVTVQVNLVDDQGIQCLDAKNTITFSLAGDGTLLDNVGTSRGSRVVQAYNGRALISVKTNNGSSTIGVSSAGLPTVFLAL is encoded by the coding sequence TTGAAAAAAATTAAGTTAGGTTTAATATTAATATTGTTATCAGTTTACGGGTATGGCCAGCAAACAAGCCGTATCAACAATAACTGGCAGTTTTTAAAACAGGATATTGGCGGAATTTGGGAAGCTGTTAGGCCGGTTACTGCTGGTAACCCCGAGAGCGTGCCGGTTTGGAGCCAGGTAAGCCTGCCGCACTGTTTTAATAGCCGCGATGCTGTTGACCCAACCGGCAATTATTATCAGGGCCCTGGCTGGTACCGCACGCAGATAGATGTGCAAAACCCCTACACCTATGGGCGTACTTTACTTCATTTTGAAGGGGCCGGGCAAAAAACAGATGTGTACTTGTATACTACTAAAGTAGGATCGCATTTGGGCGGGTATGATGAATGGACGGTAGATATTACAAAGGCGGCAGAAGATTTTAAAAAAACGGCTGTTTGTAAAAAACAGTTTGGCGGTAAAGTACCCATCAGTATTAGGTGTGATAACTCTCGCGATCTGGAAAGTATCCCCTCGCGCTTGTCGGACTTTTGTGTGTATGGCGGCATATACAGGTACCTGAACCTGGTTTATGCACCCTCCTTGTCAATCGATAAAGTCTTTGCTTCTGCCAGCGTCGATCTTCAAAAAAAAGCGGGCCTGGTTAACGTCAGGCTACGATTTTATAATCCCGGTAAGGATTCTTTGGCTACTGTAAAGAGCAGCCTTTTCGATCCGGCAGGCCGCGTAGTAGATTCGTCGCAAATTAAATTAAAAGGACTGAAAGGCGATATTGCGGTTAGTTCGTTCAGCGTTCAAAACCCCTCGTTATGGTCGCCCAATAATCCTGCGCTATACACCTTAAAGGTAAGCGTTATTGGCAAAACAGGTGCCGTTATGCAGACGGAAAAAGTTGGATTCCGTAATTTTGAATTTGTAGATTATGGCCCTTTTAAGCTAAACGGGCAGCGATTATTACTTAAAGGAACGCACCGGCATGATGACCAGGCCGGTGTTGCCGCCGCTGTTACTGAAGATATGATGCGCAAGGAGATGTTGATGATTAAAGACATGGGGGCAAACTTTATACGGTTGGGGCATTACCAGCAATCGCGCATCATATTAAACTTGTGCGATAGCCTTGGCATTCTGGTGTGGGAAGAGGAGCCCTGGTGCCGCGGTGGCCTTGGCGGCGATGTATATAAAAACCAGGCCCGCGGTATGCTAACCAATATGATAGAACAACATTACAACCATCCCGCGGTTATTATATGGGGACTTGGTAATGAGAACGATTGGGAAGGTGATTTTTCTGACTTTGATAAACAGGAGATCAGGACATTTATGGGCGAACAGAACGACCGCGCACACCGGCTGGATCCTTCACGTAAAACCGCCATCCGCCGATGCGATTTTTGTAAAGATATCGTAGATGTTTATTCACCTTCAATATGGGCAGGGTGGTACCGGGGTGCATATAAAGATTATAAGTATACTACAGAAACCGAGTTTAAATTGGTAAAGCATTTTCTGCATATTGAATGGGGCGGTGATAGCCAAGCCTTACGCAATTCGGAAGATCCGGAGGGTTTTTTAAATAATATTCCAACGGGCAAAGGGGCCGATGAGCGTTTGGGCGATGCCAATTTGCACGGTGGAAATGCGCGGGTATCGCGAGACGGCGATTGGAGCGAAAGTTATATATGTGATTTGTTTGACTGGACCCTGAAAGAGCAGGAAACGATGCCATGGTTAACAGGTACTGCTTTTTGGACATTTAAGGATTTTGCAACGCCTTTGCGCCCCGAAAACCCGGTTCCGTATGTTAACCAGAAAGGTGTGGTTGAGCATGATCTTACAAAGAAAGAATCATATTACGTATTTCAATCATACTGGGCCAATAAGCCAATGGTGCATATATACGGGCATAACTGGCCGGTACGTTGGGGCAAAGCGGGCGAATTGAAAATGGTTAAAGTATATTCAAATTGTACAGAGGCTGAGTTATTTGCTAATGGTAAAAGTTACGGCGTTAAAAAGCGAAACAGTGCCGATTTCCCGGCGGCGGGTTTTCATTGGGATGTTGTTTTTAAACCGGGCAGCAATCATTTAAAAGTAGTCGCCAAAAGCGGTGGTACTGTTTTGACCGACGAAATTGACCAGATGTATCAAACCGAAAAATGGTCGAAACCATCAAAAATAATTATCAAAAAAGTATCATTAGCCGAGGGAGTAGTTACTGTGCAGGTTAATCTTGTTGACGACCAGGGAATACAATGCCTCGACGCAAAAAATACAATCACGTTTTCGCTGGCCGGAGATGGAACTTTGCTGGATAATGTTGGTACAAGCAGAGGCTCCCGCGTTGTGCAGGCTTACAATGGGAGAGCCTTAATATCTGTAAAAACTAATAATGGCAGTAGCACAATTGGTGTAAGTTCGGCAGGTTTACCAACTGTTTTTTTAGCGCTATAA
- a CDS encoding glycoside hydrolase family 88 protein yields the protein MNFKNTLAIAFVLILTCTAVSAQNLVETGFKKAEAQTNLMLAEIIKARHRDSTGVSPRTLSDGQLKLVPSKDWCSGFFPGELWLLYRHTNNAKWLKLAEAYTLRLETEKNNGTTHDMGFKIYCSFGTGYAITANKHYKTVIIEAAKTLATRYSAKVDAIKSWDKKEWKFPVIIDNMMNLELLFEASKLSGDSTFYKIAVSHANTTLKNHFRPNYSSYHLVSYDPETGEVIKKQTHQGYADESAWARGQSWALYGYTMCYRETGNKLYLQQAENVAKYILQNPNLPSDLVPYWDYNAPNIPNEPRDASAAAIVASALYELSGYSQARIKYLKKADAIMESLTQKYMANAGSNKGFVLLHSTGSKPANSEIDVPLSYADYYYMEALTRKYNLEKGKPAIALSPR from the coding sequence ATGAATTTTAAAAACACGCTCGCTATTGCTTTTGTTTTAATATTAACCTGTACCGCGGTATCAGCTCAAAATTTAGTTGAAACAGGGTTTAAGAAAGCCGAAGCCCAAACAAATTTAATGCTGGCAGAGATAATTAAAGCGCGGCACCGGGATAGCACTGGAGTATCGCCGCGCACGCTATCTGATGGGCAACTTAAACTCGTTCCGTCAAAAGATTGGTGTAGTGGCTTTTTCCCCGGCGAACTATGGTTATTGTATCGGCATACAAACAATGCAAAGTGGCTAAAGTTAGCCGAAGCTTATACATTGCGTTTAGAAACCGAAAAAAATAATGGTACAACGCACGATATGGGCTTTAAAATTTATTGTAGCTTCGGTACCGGCTATGCAATTACCGCCAATAAGCACTATAAAACGGTAATTATTGAAGCTGCCAAAACGCTCGCAACACGGTACAGTGCTAAAGTAGACGCCATTAAATCATGGGATAAAAAGGAATGGAAATTCCCGGTAATTATTGATAACATGATGAACTTGGAATTGCTTTTTGAGGCATCAAAACTCTCTGGCGATTCTACTTTTTACAAAATTGCTGTAAGCCATGCAAACACCACCTTAAAAAATCACTTTCGCCCTAATTATAGTTCGTATCATTTGGTAAGTTATGACCCTGAAACAGGTGAGGTAATAAAAAAACAAACCCACCAGGGCTATGCCGATGAGTCGGCGTGGGCGCGGGGGCAAAGCTGGGCACTTTATGGTTACACCATGTGTTACCGTGAAACCGGTAATAAATTATACCTTCAACAGGCCGAGAATGTTGCGAAATATATTCTTCAGAACCCTAATCTCCCAAGCGATCTGGTTCCGTATTGGGATTATAACGCGCCAAACATACCAAACGAGCCTCGCGATGCTTCGGCGGCTGCAATAGTAGCATCGGCACTGTATGAACTGAGCGGCTACAGCCAGGCCAGAATAAAATATTTAAAAAAGGCAGATGCTATTATGGAAAGCTTAACGCAGAAATATATGGCCAATGCCGGGAGCAATAAGGGATTTGTTTTGTTGCACAGCACTGGATCTAAACCCGCGAACAGTGAAATAGACGTGCCCCTAAGCTACGCCGACTATTATTACATGGAAGCACTAACCCGTAAATATAATTTGGAAAAGGGCAAGCCAGCAATTGCTTTATCACCACGTTAA
- a CDS encoding RagB/SusD family nutrient uptake outer membrane protein, translated as MKKKILFLIIIFTGSAFTSCKKFLTVLPQDSVSPTTYYSTPAQLTSALMDVYSELGNTDESTYSRFLSLEAGTSTDDIYARSSANVSAACYNASSSYANFTNCWNDMYTGIERANLLLATLPNSPVATATKNEIMGEALFLRAYYYFILVSYWGSVPLKLVPTAGPTDINFPRVPKAQIYNKIITDMTTAEGLVNSSAVWGTTGRVSTDCVDGILARVYLSAAGRLGNPAYFVQAKNYAQKVISGGMHSLNADYTKIFINESAKVEDTQECIWEVEFYSTNPEVNFNYERFGSTIGINNTNTQAGFMQGLYEGTGTYYNSFGKGDLRRDWTLAPFYYTGQVITGAPITIAATAVWGRSMAKWRRQYETASSYGVKNFGGTNYPLLRYSDVLLMAAEADNEINGPNATNIGYINMVRERGYGINLNGVYVSSTTITNAGTGYTVAPTVTFTGGGGTRTAVGTATISGGKVTAIIITDGGAGYTSSPTVTFSAPTTGTTATATATLFNYTTQCDLPVAANWNQATLRQEIMLERSLELGGEGLRKMDLYRWGTFYTVEKNMYTYITAGQAAYSIGPLLFPATPLAPTSSATSTYGYTGQVSASTPYNNVSMRDTCFPIPISELQLNPGIPTASQNTGW; from the coding sequence ATGAAAAAGAAAATATTGTTTCTCATAATTATTTTTACCGGGAGTGCTTTCACTTCGTGTAAAAAGTTTTTAACCGTTCTTCCGCAAGATTCGGTTTCACCTACAACCTATTACAGCACACCTGCGCAACTTACTTCGGCGTTGATGGATGTGTATTCGGAATTGGGTAATACGGATGAATCTACCTATTCGCGATTTTTATCATTGGAAGCCGGTACTTCTACCGATGATATTTATGCGCGCAGCTCGGCAAACGTATCGGCAGCGTGTTATAATGCAAGCTCGTCTTACGCCAATTTTACTAATTGCTGGAACGATATGTATACCGGTATAGAACGGGCTAATTTGTTATTGGCCACCTTACCAAATTCGCCGGTGGCAACAGCAACAAAAAACGAAATTATGGGTGAGGCTTTGTTTTTAAGAGCTTACTATTATTTTATTTTGGTAAGCTACTGGGGTAGTGTACCCTTAAAGCTTGTACCAACCGCCGGCCCTACCGATATAAACTTTCCACGCGTTCCAAAAGCACAGATATACAATAAAATTATTACCGACATGACTACCGCCGAAGGTTTGGTTAACTCATCGGCAGTGTGGGGCACTACCGGGCGTGTATCAACAGATTGCGTTGATGGTATACTTGCCAGGGTTTATTTAAGTGCGGCGGGCCGCTTAGGTAATCCAGCGTATTTTGTACAAGCCAAAAATTATGCACAAAAAGTTATAAGCGGCGGCATGCACAGCTTAAATGCCGACTATACAAAAATATTTATTAACGAAAGTGCTAAGGTTGAAGATACCCAGGAGTGTATTTGGGAAGTTGAGTTTTACAGCACCAACCCGGAGGTAAACTTTAATTATGAGCGTTTTGGCTCTACAATAGGTATCAATAATACCAATACGCAAGCTGGTTTTATGCAAGGTTTGTATGAGGGCACCGGTACCTATTACAACTCGTTTGGCAAAGGCGATTTGCGTAGGGATTGGACTTTAGCACCTTTTTACTATACCGGGCAGGTAATTACCGGTGCCCCGATTACTATAGCGGCAACTGCTGTTTGGGGCCGGTCTATGGCTAAATGGCGCAGGCAATATGAAACAGCGTCCAGCTATGGCGTTAAAAACTTTGGTGGTACAAACTACCCGCTGCTTAGGTACTCAGACGTGCTGTTAATGGCTGCCGAAGCTGACAATGAAATAAATGGCCCCAATGCTACTAATATAGGGTACATTAATATGGTTAGAGAGCGGGGGTATGGTATTAACCTTAACGGTGTATATGTAAGTTCAACAACCATTACTAATGCTGGTACAGGCTATACTGTTGCGCCAACTGTTACTTTTACTGGTGGCGGCGGTACACGCACTGCGGTGGGTACGGCTACAATTTCGGGCGGTAAGGTTACCGCGATAATCATTACCGACGGCGGAGCCGGTTACACATCCTCACCTACAGTTACATTTAGCGCGCCAACAACAGGTACTACTGCCACAGCAACGGCTACTTTGTTTAACTATACCACACAATGCGATTTACCTGTAGCTGCCAACTGGAACCAGGCTACACTTAGGCAGGAGATTATGCTTGAGCGTTCTTTAGAATTGGGTGGCGAAGGCCTGCGCAAAATGGACCTTTATCGTTGGGGTACTTTTTATACTGTTGAAAAAAATATGTATACCTATATTACAGCAGGACAAGCTGCATACAGCATCGGGCCGCTGTTGTTCCCGGCAACACCTTTGGCGCCTACATCATCGGCCACATCAACCTATGGCTATACGGGCCAGGTAAGTGCCTCAACACCGTACAATAATGTATCGATGCGCGATACTTGTTTCCCGATACCGATTTCAGAATTACAACTTAATCCTGGTATTCCTACAGCTTCGCAAAACACGGGCTGGTAA